In the Primulina tabacum isolate GXHZ01 chromosome 7, ASM2559414v2, whole genome shotgun sequence genome, gactcagactgtctcacgtaagtttttgccataatttATAGCAACAAGGAACGAATGTATACCAAATTAAAGCTTTCAACATAAAACTTCTGAAGATTATTTAGGTAAAAATCTAATGAATTTGtcttaaattaagaaaaaataattattattgaaatatcattgtaatttattatgataaaattGAATAAATTAGTAGCATATTTATTTTGAGAAGATGCATGAATGAACGGGCTAGATTGCAAAGGAGTTTCGAGATCTAACGGCTGTTAGAGCTAACGCGTCATGTAAGGGCATCCTTTCATTCAGCCTCCACAGTTCCTCTCTCCGAAACTCAGATTCACCTTTGCATACTTCTTCCCCACATCTATGTATATTACAGTAggctgatttttatttttattattattattttggtaATAATTGCACAGTCCTTGGATTTATTTCTTGGAGATGGAAGCAAATAGCGAATCGGAATCTCAACAGAGTAATTCTCAAGAGAACAATAACGACAATAGTAGGGATAATAACAATAACAAGGTGGCGCCACCTCGTGTGGTGACGCCGGTTCCGGGACAGCAGTGGGTTGCGATGCAATACCCGACGGCGGCTATGGTAATGCAGCATGGGATGATGCCGCCGCCGCATTACCCGTCGCACTACATGCCGTACCACAATCCCCACTACCAACACCACAATCCACCTCCCACGCCGCCGTATCAGAGTCAGAACAGCAATGGGAATGAGGAGAACCGCACGCTCTGGGTCGGCGACCTCGATTATTGGATGGACGAGGAATATCTGCGCCGCTGCTTTGCTTCCAGTCGAGAGGTATATGTGTATACGTATCTGTTTTTGTGTAGAGTCTTACTTTTATTTTTCCATAAAAATGGTTGCTTTTGTTAATGGGTTTCTGTGATATTTTGATGTCGTTGGATTCATGATGTTGTATTGGGCATATTGTGATAGTATAAAGGAAGGATACTTAAAATAAAGGTGGCATCTTtagttgcaggctttgttggttTAGCTTTGTTATTCGTcgttaagtttattttttggAAAGTTTGTTTCTCAAGGCTGAAAACTTAAGTGAAGTTATTTTGAATGGACTGTTGTGTTATAGTGTTTGGTAATTGATTTGTTATCCCATCTGCGGTGTTGTCTCGGATAGATATTTTGGTAAAAGTTAGCTCCTTTAGGGGAAAACGGTTTCTTTCAGTTTAAAATTTTGCACATCCAGATCTTGTTTGTAATATTACAACATGATGTCAAATAATTAAGTAGAGCTTCGCGTAGCATTTTTtcaaaatcaatcaaaatatatagCTTTTTTAATTGGGGTTGGTTGGCATTTCTGCTGCTTCAGTATTCCAAATTGTTAAAGTTGGACTTCATTTAATGTGTAGCTTAGCGTAAGGAGTAATTTGAATTCTCCATTCCATCTCTGATTCGATATTTGGTATGTCTGGTTTAAAGGGCCATAATTACTTTTCTGGAAGGTTTTTCTATCAATTTAGTATTGAATGCATGAATTTCAAAGTATAGAGGTCAAACAAGGTATTCAGCAAGTATTTACATCAGTTTTAATTGctgttcatttttcttttaagaaAGATTATTTCCTTTTCTCTGGTGAATTTTTTAAAGATATAAACTcctttctcttcttctttttttttaaaaaaaagttgatCAGCTTCACCTGAGATGGAGGAACGTTTATTGAAATAGAGGCGAGGAGGTCAAGACCTTTAGAGcattcttgaaaaataatttgaaaggaAATCCTGATAGGAGGATATTAGTAGCAGTTTCTTTGAAACAGGCACATGAGGCCAAAATGAAACTATTGTACAACAATAAAGCAGATATTTATATATGCGAGCAAATATGAATTACTAGTAAATTGCAATTTATCTGCAACTGAACAGTGGAAGTTCTTATTTGACTTCCATTTGCTATCAATTTGAAGATCTACCTTGTCTTGCTTATTTTAAAGTTGGGTAGGCACTTACAATCCCCTGCACGTATTATTAGCCAAGGTGCATTGCAATAAGGGTGTGCCCTGACTGGCGTGGTGTAAGATGTTCATTGTACACTTTAAACGACTGACTTTGACAGACACACAAATTCAAAGATATTCATATAAGTGATACCAACCTCTCTAGCATAAGTTCAGATACTTTGATTTCAAGTTCTACATTGATGCAtcttcactacaagaaaatatacCCCGTGTAGGTTGCGTCCATAAAGGTTATCCGCAACAAGCAAACAAGGTTTACTGAGGGATACGGATTTGTGGAATTCTTTACTCATGCGGCTGCCGAGAAAGTACTGGAAACTTATACCAGCTTTATCATGCCTAAAACTGATCATCTTTTCCGTTTGAATTGGGCTACATTTAGCATGGGTGATAAACGCCCAAATAATTCCTCTGATATTTCTATCTTCGTAGGAGATTTAGCTGCAGATGTTACTGATACTTTACTGCATGAAACTTTTGCTAGTAAATACCCTTCTGTTAAAGGAGCTAAAGTAGTCATTGATGCCAACACTGGCCGTTCAAAAGGCTATGGTTTCGTGAGGTTTGGAGATGACAGTGAAAGATCACAAgctttaactgaaatgaatGGTGTGTATTGTTTGAGTCGTCCCATGCGCATTGGCGCAGCAACACCAAGGAAGCCATCTGGTTATCTACCCCCATACTCACCACAAGGTATCTTGCAACCGGTGAAAACTTTATGTGCTATTTTTATTTACCCTTCTATTTTGATTGACCATGTAGAAGTATTAAAATAGGGATTGTATTTTCCTTCCTGCGTGATTTGGATTA is a window encoding:
- the LOC142551545 gene encoding polyadenylate-binding protein RBP47-like isoform X2 — its product is MEANSESESQQSNSQENNNDNSRDNNNNKVAPPRVVTPVPGQQWVAMQYPTAAMVMQHGMMPPPHYPSHYMPYHNPHYQHHNPPPTPPYQSQNSNGNEENRTLWVGDLDYWMDEEYLRRCFASSREVASIKVIRNKQTRFTEGYGFVEFFTHAAAEKVLETYTSFIMPKTDHLFRLNWATFSMGDKRPNNSSDISIFVGDLAADVTDTLLHETFASKYPSVKGAKVVIDANTGRSKGYGFVRFGDDSERSQALTEMNGVYCLSRPMRIGAATPRKPSGYLPPYSPQGGYSNGVLAQGSQSDAESVNTTIFVGGLDPNVTDDELRQPFLEYGEITSVKIPVGKGCGFVQFASRNEAETALEKLNGTIIGMQTVRLSWGRNPMNRQSRAEYGNQWTGQYYGVPFYDGYGYALPPPHDSSMYPAAVYGAYPMYGTHQQQVS
- the LOC142551545 gene encoding polyadenylate-binding protein RBP47-like isoform X1, producing the protein MEANSESESQQSNSQENNNDNSRDNNNNKVAPPRVVTPVPGQQWVAMQYPTAAMVMQHGMMPPPHYPSHYMPYHNPHYQHHNPPPTPPYQSQNSNGNEENRTLWVGDLDYWMDEEYLRRCFASSREVASIKVIRNKQTRFTEGYGFVEFFTHAAAEKVLETYTSFIMPKTDHLFRLNWATFSMGDKRPNNSSDISIFVGDLAADVTDTLLHETFASKYPSVKGAKVVIDANTGRSKGYGFVRFGDDSERSQALTEMNGVYCLSRPMRIGAATPRKPSGYLPPYSPQVGGYSNGVLAQGSQSDAESVNTTIFVGGLDPNVTDDELRQPFLEYGEITSVKIPVGKGCGFVQFASRNEAETALEKLNGTIIGMQTVRLSWGRNPMNRQSRAEYGNQWTGQYYGVPFYDGYGYALPPPHDSSMYPAAVYGAYPMYGTHQQQVS